From the Salipiger sp. CCB-MM3 genome, the window GCCCTTGGGCGCCTCGACGCAGGCGTAAACCTCGCCCGCGGGCACGTGGAACCCTTCGGTGTAGAGTTTGAAGTGGTGGATGAGCGCCTCCATCGAGGTTTTCATCTCGGACCGCTTCGGCGGGGTGATCTTGCCGCGCGCCAGAACGTCGCCCTGGTTCTCGGGCAGTTTCAGCTTTTCGCAGGCCTGAACCATGATCTTCACGCTCTCGCGCATCTCGGCCATGCGGACGAGGTAACGGTCATAGCAATCGCCGTTCTTGCCGACGGGGATCTGGAACTCGAACTCGTCGTAGCACTCATAGGGCTGCGCGCGGCGCAGGTCCCATGCAAGGCCCGACCCGCGCACCATGACACCCGAGAAGCCATGTTCTTGGATGTCTTGCTCGGTCACCACGCCGATGTCGGCGTTGCGCTGCTTGAAGATGCGGTTCTCAGTCAGCAGATCGTCGATGTCCTGCAGACGCGCGGGGAACTCTTCGCACCAGGTGGCGATGTCGTCGATCAGTTCGGGCGGCAGGTCCTGGTGAACGCCGCCGGGCCGGAAGTAGGCCGCGTGCAGACGCGCGCCGCAAGCCCGCTCGTAGAAGATCATCAGCTTCTCGCGCTCCTCGAAACCCCAGAGCGGCGGCGTCAGCGCGCCCACGTCCATGGCCTGCGTGGTCACGTTCAGCAGGTGGTTCAGGATGCGCCCGATCTCGCAGTAAAGCACGCGGATCAGCTGGGCACGGCGCGGCACCTCGACGTTGCAGAGCTTTTCGATCGCCAGCACCCAGGCGTGTTCCTGGTTCATCGTGCCGACGTAGTCGAGCCGGTCGAAATACGGCAGGTTCTGCAGGTAGGTGCGGCTTTCCATCAGCTTCTCGGTGCCGCGGTGCAGCAGGCCGATGTGCGGATCGCAGCGCTCGACGATCTCGCCGTCAAGCTCCAGCACGAGGCGCAGCACGCCGTGCGCCGCCGGGTGCTGCGGACCGAAGTTGATGTTGAAGTTGCGGATCTTCTGCTCGCCCGTCAGGGCGTCTTCGAAACCTTTGGAGCCGTCCATCACTTCGCCTCCTCCTCGGCCTTTTCATCGCCGGGCAGCACGTATTGCGCACCTTCCCACGGCGACATGAAATCGAACTGGCGGTATTCCTGCACCAGTTTCACCGGCTCATAGACCACACGCTTCAGCTCTTCGTCGTAGCGCACCTCGACATAGCCCGTGGTCGGGAAGTCCTTGCGCAGCGGGTGGCCGCGGAAGCCATAGTCGGTGAGGATGCGGCGCAGGTCCGGGTGGCCCGAGAAGAGGATGCCGAACATGTCGAACACCTCGCGCTCCAGCCAGTTGGCCGAGGGGTGCACCGAGGTGATCGAGGGCACGATCTCATCCTCGCGCACCGAGACGCGCAGGCGGATGCGGTGGTTCTGGTACATCGACAGCAGGTGATAGACCACGTCGAACCGCTTGGGCCGGTCCGGGTAGTCCACCGCGGTGATATCCACCAGCGACGAGAAGCGGCAGGTCGGGTCGCTGCGGAGAAACTCCACCAGCCCGCCGATGTTGGCAGGCGCGACGTCGACGTTGAGCTCGTCGTGAGTGACGTCCCAGGCCACCACGCAATCGGGGCGTTTCACCTCGATGTGGGCGCCAAGTTCGTTCAGTGCTTTGGTCATGATCCCCTCCCGCGAAGGCTCAGCGCACGATCGTGCCGGTGCGGCGGATTTTCTTCTGCAGCGCCATCAGCCCGTAGAGCAGCGCCTCTGCCGTCGGCGGGCAGCCGGGCACGTAGACGTCGACGGGCACGACCCGGTCGCAGCCGCGCACCACGGAATAGCTGTAGTGGTAATAGCCGCCGCCGTTGGCGCAGGACCCCATCGAGATCACATAGCGCGGCTCGGGCATCTGGTCGTAGACCTTGCGCAGCGCCGGAGCCATCTTGTTGGTCAGCGTGCCCGCAACGATCATCAGGTCCGACTGGCGCGGCGAGGCGCGCGGCGCGGTGCCGAAACGCTCGAGGTCGTAGCGCGGCATCGAGGTCTGCATCATCTCGACCGCGCAGCAGGCCAGACCGAAGGTCATCCAATGCAGAGAGCCGGTGCGGGCCCAGTTGATCACATCATCGACGGAGGTCAGCAGAAAGCCTTTGTCCTGCAGCTCGCGGTTCAGCGCCTGCGTGGCTACCTCGCGATCTCCCCCGGCGGTATTGAGGCCGGTCGTCACTCCCATTCGAGCGCCCCTTTCTTCCATTCGTAGGCAAAGCCCGCGGTCAGCACCGCAAGGAACACCATCATCGACCAGAAGCCGACCATGCTCACATCCTTGAACGCGGTGGCCCAGGGGAAGAGGAAGGCGATCTCGAGATCGAAGATGATGAACAGGATCGACACCAGATAGAACCGGACGTCGAATTTCATCCGCGCATCATCGAAAGCGTTGAACCCGCATTCATATGCCGAGACTTTTTCGGGGTCAGGGCTGCGCACCGCCAGCACGACGGCCGCAAGGATAAGCACGAGACCGAGGCCAACGGCGACGGCGAGGAACACGAGGATGGGAAGATATTCCCGCAGCATCTCGTCCAAGATGTGGCTCCTTTGCGAGGCGCACCGCAAGCGGCGCGGAGACCATGGCTTTGTTGCCTTGCTGTGAGTGACTTATCGCTGAGTGCGGTCCGGGTCAACAACGGCCCAAGTTATTCACGAATGATGAAAATCTCGTCATTTCATGGAGATACCCCTTCTTACGTTGGGTAATCACTGATGTTTCGACATTTTTTCCGTCGACCGTTGCATACATTCTGCGCGGACACGCAGATTCAGGCCCTCAGAAGCGCCAAAGAAAACGCCAAACGCGGGGAGCCGGCTGGCAGCCCGTTTTTTCGGTCGACTTAGGTGTTCGGCAGCCAGCGCGCGCAATGCGCTGTCAGCCGGTCGCGCCGCCGTGATGGCCGCGCGCAACGCTTATTGTTCGGATTTGGTCGCCCATGGGGCCGGGCGCTTGTCGAAGAAAGCAGCGATGCCCTCCTGCGCCTCGGCGGTCTCCCAGCGCGCCGCCAGCGCGTCGATCGCCATATCCACCTGCGCCGCGCTCACCTGCCCCACAAGCGCGTTCAGCAGCGCCTTGCTCTCGCGCACCGCACCGGGCGCGCAGGCGAGATAGGGCGCCACCTCGGCCTCGACCGCCGCCTCCAAACCCTCCGGCGCCACAACGCGGTTCAGCAGGTTCAGGCGGCGCGCCTCCTCGGCGCCGAAAATCTTCGCGTTCATAAACACTTCGCGCGCCGCCGCGCCGCCCATACGGGCGATCACATAGGGGCCGATATTGGCCGGAAGCAGCCCCAGCCGCGTCTCGGTGAACCCGAATTTCGCGCCCTCGACGCCGACCACCATGTCGCAGACCGAGATCAGCCCCATGCCGCCGCCAAAGGCGTTGCCCTGCACCCGCCCGATCAGGGGCTGCGGCAGCGCCGCCAGCGCGCCAAGCGCCTCGGCGATGCGCTGCGATTCCGTGCGCCGCGTGGCGCTGTCCATCGCGAACTGCGCCCGCATCCACGCCAGATCGCCGCCCGCGCAGAAGGTCGGCCCCTCGGCACACAGCACCACCAAGCGCACGCTCTCCTCCGCCGCGAGAAGCGCCGCTGCAGCCACAAGCTCGCGCATCATCTCAGCCGACAGCGCATTGTGCTTTTCGGGCCGATTCAGCCGCAGTTCGGCGACGCCGCGCGCGTCGATCTCGGTCTCGATCAGGGCCATCTCAGGCATCCTCCATCTTCGCGGCGATCCGCGCCGCCGCCACTTCGGGATTGGCAAGGGCGGTGTCGATCCGCTGATCTGTGCCCTGCCAAACTGTATCGTCAATGGCCCCGACATCGCTCCAGTGCGACCGCCGCAAGCCCCGCAAGCCCCGTCATACTCAGCCCGTGCGCATGGCGCGCGCCAGCGCCGCCGCCTCTGCCAGCACGGCAGGATCAAGGCCCGTCTCATATCCCAGTGCCGCCAGCCGCTCCGCCACCGCCTCGGTCGCCACATTGCCCGCTGCCCCCGGCGCATAGGGGCAGCCGCCGAGCCCGCCCACCGCCGCGTCAAAGACCCGCAGCCCCATGGCCAGCGACGCCTCGATATTGTCGAGCGCCCGCCCCCCGGTATCGTGGAAATGCCCGGCAAGCTGGGCTGGCGGCACCACATCCGACACCGCCGCGAGCATGGCGCGCACCGCCTCGGGCGTGCCGCGCCCGATGGTGTCGCCGAGCGAGATCTCATAGCAGCCCATGTGATGCAGCGCCCGCGCCACATGCGCCACCGCCTCGGGCGCCACCGCGCCATCGTAGGGGCATTCCACCACGCAAGAGACATAGCCGCGCAGCGGCAGCCCCGCCGCCCGCGCCGCCTCGGCGACAGGGCGGAAGCGCTCGAGGCTCTCGGCGATCGAGGCATTAATATTGGCGCGGCTGAACCCCTCGGAGGCCGAGCCGAAGATCGCCACCTCGTCCACCTGCGCCGCCAGCGCCGCCTCCAGCCCCTTCATGTTGGGTGTCAGCGCCGCATAGGACACGCCCGGCGCGCGGGTGATCCCGGCCATCACTTCGGCCGAGGTCGCCATCTGCGGCACCCATTTGGGGCTGACGAAACTGGCGCATTCGATGCGCCGGAAGCCCGCCCGGCTGAGACAATCGACCAGCGCAATCTTCTCCTCCGCCGGGATCATCCGCGCCTCATTCTGCAGCCCGTCCCGCGGCCCGACCTCGAAGATCTCGACGAATTCACCCATCCTGCGCCCCTTCTTCTCTTTGCCAAATACGCATGGCCCCGCGCCCGCCCAAGGGCGCTGCGCCGCTCAGACCTCCGGCAGATCCCACGCCGGATAGAAATCGCGCCGATACAACCGCGCCCCTTCGTCGGGCAACGAGCGTTGAAACGCCTCGCGCGCGGTGATCCGCCCGTACCAGGCCTGCAGGTGAGCCAGCCCCTCGGTGCTGCGGAAATGCCGCCCGATATAGACCGCCTGCCCCACCGCGATATCCGCCGCCGAAAAGCCCTGCAGCAGATAGTCCCCGCTCTGCGCCAGCCGCGCCTCGATCGCCTCGAAACATTTGCCCAGACGCGCCGCCTCCAGCTGCATGATGATCGGCGAGCGCATGGCGTCCTCGCGCAGCATCAGATGCTGCTGGGTGAGCGCCGCGCCGTGGTGGCTCATGGTTTCGGCAAAATGCAGCCAGACGAGATAGTCGCGCCGCTCAGCATCGCCGCGCAGCCGCCCGAGCCCGCTACCCGGGTAAAGCTCGCACAGATACTCGAGGATGGCGCCGGACTCGAACATGGTCTCGCCGCCGATCTCCAGCGCCGGCACCCGCCCGGCGGGCGAGCGTGTCAGATACGCCTCGCGCCGCAACGACTTGTCGAACCGCTCGGTCACCAGCTCATAGGGCAGACCCAGCTCTTCGAGCAGCCACAGCACCCGCATCGAGCGTGACTGCGGCACATGATGCAGACGGATCATGCGTCTTCCTCTTCGAGCCGGATCAGCGCGGCCCCGGCCTCGACCTGCGCGCCCGCTTCGACCAGCACCTCTGCCACGGTGCCATCGCGCGAAGCGCGCAGCGTGTGCTCCATCTTCATCGCTTCGAGCAGCGCCAGCCGGTCGCCAGCGGTGACCTGCGCCCCCGCCTCGGCAAAGACCGCGACCACCTTGCCCGGCATCGGCGCCTCCACCAGATTGCCCCCCGCACCGGCGTCCGCCGCCCGCGCCAGCGGGTCGATCAGCTCAAAGCGCAGGCCATAGTGGGCAAAGACGGTCACATGGCCATCCTCGCGGAAATGCCCCGCCGCCGGGCGCCCGCCAAAGCGCCAGCGCCCGCCGAAACGCTCGGCCAGCACGGTCGCCCCCGGCACGTCGATCTCCACCAGATCCGGGCCTTTCGCGCGCAGCACACAGGCCAGATCCTCGCCCTCGTGCCGCAACAGCAGCGTGCGCGCCAGCGGCGCCCAGAGCGTGAAGCCGCTCTCCCAGCCCGACGCACCATCCAGCCCCGCCAGCACCAGCGCCGCCTCGGCGACCACCTGAGCCGCCAGCTCCGGCTCGGCCACCAGCGCCTCGAGATCGCGCCCGATGAGCCCGGTGTCGACCTCTCCGGCGGCAAAGCCCGGATGCTCGGCCAGCGCGCCGAGAAAACTAAGGTTGGTCACCGTCCCGGCCACCCGCGTCTGCCGCAGCCCCTGCGCCAGCTTGCGCAGCGCCGCCGCGCGGCTTGGCCCGTGCACGATCAGCTTGGCGATCATCGGGTCGTAATGCGGCGAGATCACATCGCCCGACCGCACGCCGCTGTCAGACCGCAGGCTCGGCGGAAACTCCAGATGCGACAGCCGCCCCGTCGCGGGCAGGAAGCCCGCGGGCACATCCTCGGCATAAAGCCGCGCCTCGAAGGCATGACCGGTGATCGACAGCTCCTCCTGCGCCAGCGGCAACGGCTCGCCGCCCGCCACGCGCAGTTGCCATTCCACGAGGTCGACGCCGGTGATCGCCTCGGTCACCGGGTGTTCGACCTGCAGCCGGGTGTTCATCTCCATGAACCAGAAGCCATCGGGCCGCAGCCCCTCCGAGCCGTCGACGATGAACTCCACCGTGCCCGCGCCCTTGTAGCCGATCGCCTCGGCGGCCCGCACAGCGGCGGCCCCCATGGCGGCGCGCATCTGCTCGCCCATACCCGGCGCGGGGGCTTCCTCGATCACCTTCTGATGGCGCCGCTGCAGTGAGCAGTCGCGCTCGAAAAGATGCACCGCTTTGTCGCCATCGCCAAAGACCTGCACCTCGATATGGCGCGGCGCGGTGATGAACTTCTCGATCAGCACCGCCTCATTGCCGAAGGCGCCACGCGCCTCGGCCTTGGCCCCTTCCAGCGCAGTTGCGAAGTCTGCCGCGCTCTCGACCAGCCGCATGCCCTTGCCACCGCCGCCCGCGACGGCCTTAATCAGCACCGGATAGCCGATGGCCTCGGCCTCGCGCGCCAGCCGCGCCGGGTCCTGATCCTCGCCAAGATAGCCCGGCACCACCGGCACACCGGCCTCATCCATCAGCCGCTTGGCCGCATCCTTCAGCCCCATCGCCCGGATCGCCCGCGCCGAGGGTCCGACAAAGATCAGCCCCGCCGCCTCCACCGCCTCGACGAACTCGGGGTTCTCCGAGAGAAACCCATAACCCGGATGGATCGCGCCCGCCCCTGTGGCCAGCGCCGCCTCGATGATCCGCTCGCCTTTCAGGTAGCTCTCCGAAGGCGCCGCACCGCCGATAGAGACCGCCATATCGGCCTCGGCCACATGCTGCGCGCCGGCATCCGCCTCGGAATAGACGGCCACAGTCCGCAGCCCGAGCGCCCGCGCGCTGCGCATGACCCGGCAGGCAATCTCGCCCCTATTGGCAATCAGCAGAGTGTCAAACATCACGCCCTCCAAGCCCGTCACGGCTTCGTCTAGACAAAAATATCCCGGGGGAGTCGCCGCAGGCGACGGGGGCGGAGCCCCCAACCTGCCTGGATGCGCGCCCGCGGCCCGCGCGAGCAGAGCCCCCTCTCACCTCAGCCCGCCCCATCACATCCGGAACACGCCAAAGCGTGTCTCCTCGACCGGCGCGTTCAGCGCTGCGCTCAGCGACAGCGCCAGCACGGCGCGCGATTTGCGCGGGTCAACGCAGCCGTCATCCCAGAGCCGGGCCGAGGCGTAGAGCGGGTGCGACTGCTCTTCGAACATATCGATGGTCGGCTGCTTGAAGGCCGCTTCTTCCTGTTCCGACCAGCTGCCGCCGCCGCGCTCGATGGCGTCGCGCTTGACCGTCGCCAGCACTCCCGCCGCCTGCGCGCCGCCCATCACCGAGATACGGCTGTTGGGCCAGCTCCACAGAAACCGCGGCTGATAGGCCCGCCCCGCCATGCCGTAGTTGCCCGCCCCGAAGGAGCCGCCGACCAGCATGGTGATCTTGGGCACATTGGTGGTCGCCACCGCGGTCACCATCTTGGCGCCGTGCCGGGCGATGCCCTCGTTCTCGTACTTCCGCCCGACCATGAAGCCGGTGATATTCTGCAAGAAGACCAGCGGGATGCCGCGCTGCGAGCAAAGCTCGACGAAATGCGCGCCTTTCTGCGCCGCCTCGGAAAAGAGCACGCCATTGTTGGCGATGATCCCGACGGGGCAGCCTTCCACATGGGCAAAGCCCGTCACCAGCGTTTCGCCGTAGCGCGGTTTGAACTCGTCAAAGCGCGAGCCGTCGACCAGCCGGGCAATGACCTCGCGGATGTCGTAGGGCGTGCGCAGATCGGCGGGCACCACGCCGAGGATTTCTTCGGGGTCATAGGCGGGCGCCTCGGGCGACTGCCACTCCACGCCAGAGGGTTTGACCCGGTTGAGCCCGCCCACAGCGCGACGAGCCAGCGCCAGCGCGTGGGCATCGTCCTCGGCCAGATAATCCGCCACGCCGGAAAGCCTTGTGTGCACGTCGCCGCCGCCGAGGTCTTCGGCAGTCACCACCTCGCCCGTCGCGGCTTTCACCAGCGGCGGACCGGCAAGGAAGATCGTGCCCTGCTCCTTCACGATGATGGTCACATCGGACATGGCGGGGACATAGGCCCCGCCCGCGGTGCAGGATCCCATGACCACGGCGATCTGCGGGATGTTCTTGGCGCTCATCCGCGCCTGATTGTAGAAGATGCGCCCGAAGTGGTCGCGGTCGGGGAAAACCTCGTCCTGATTGGGCAGGTTCGCCCCGCCGCTGTCGACGAGGTAGACGCAGGGCAGATGGTTCTCCTCGGCGATCTCCTGCGCGCGCAGGTGCTTCTTGACGGTCATCGGGTAGTAGGTGCCGCCCTTCACCGTGGCGTCGTTGCAGACCACCATGACCTCGCGGCCCATGACCCGGCCGATCCCGGCGATGACCCCGGCGCAGGGCGCGGCACCGCCGTACATGCCATGCGCCGCCGTCGCGCCGACCTCGAGGAAAGGCGAGCCCGGATCGAGCAGATTGGCGAGGCGCTCGCGGGGCAGCATCTTGCCGCGCGACACATGACGCTCGCGCGCCTTCTGGCCGCCGCCCGCCGCCGCCTGCGCGGCGGCCTCATCGATGACCCGCAGCGCCTCGAGATGACCCGCGCGGTTGGCGCGGAACGTCTCGGAGGACGGGATGGCCTGTGACTGCAGTTTCATGTGTCCTCCTGAACCTTCGCGTGTTCGGCCTTGGCTTCGGCGCTGGCACGGGCCTTAAGTTCCTTGCGGATCACCTTGCCGGTGACCGTCATGGGCAGATCCTCAAGAAACGAGATTTCTCTTGGGCAGGAATAGGTTGCCAGACGTTCCTTGACCCATGCCTTCAGATCCTCCGCGCTGGCCTCGGTGCCCGGTTTGAGCACGACATAGGCCTTCACGATCTCGGTGCGCAGCGGATCGGGCTTCCCCACCACGCCGACGGTCAGCACCGCAGGATGGGTGATCAGGCAGTCCTCGATCTCCGCCGGGCCGATGCGGTAGCCCGCCGAAGAGATCACGTCGTCCTCGCGCCCAAGAAAGCGCAGGTAATCGCCCTCCCAGATGCCGCGGTCGCCGGTGAGCAACCATTCGCCGCGAAACTTATCTGCCGTCGCCTGAGGGTTCTTCCAATATTCCAATAGCATAGAACCCGATCCCCGGCGGATTGCCACATCGCCTTCGCCCGTCACCGGCTTGCCCTCAAAGTTGATCACCGCGATCTCATGGCCCGGCACCGGCTTGCCGATGCAGCCCGGACGCGGCGCGAAAAGCGTGCCCGCCGAGCTGGCCACCATGTTGCATTCGGTCTGGCCATAGAACTCGTTGATCGTCAGCCCGAAGGCCTCGCGCCCCCATGCCAGCATCTCTGCCCCAAGTGGCTCGCCGCCGCTGGCGACCGAGCGAAGGCCGGGGATGCGCACGTCTACCGCCTTCAGCATGCGCAGAGCCGTAGGTGGGAAAAACACATTCCGAACAGCATGTTCCGCGCAGATATTCGCGCACTCCGTGACGTCGAATTTGGCCATGCGCGCGGCCACCACGGGCACGCCGAGCGCCAGCGCGGGCATGGCCACGTCGAAGAGCCCGCCGATCCAAGCCCAATCCGCCGGGGTCCAGAGCACGTCGCCCGGCTGTCCGAGCCGGTCATGGCTCATCTCGACGCCCGGCAAATGGCCCATCAGAACGCGGTGCCCATGCAGCGCGCCCTTGGGTTTGCCGGTGGTGCCGCTGGTGTAGATGATGATCGCCGGGTCCTCGGGGCCGGTGTCGGCGATGGCGCTTGCGGAAGGCTCCGCAGGCAGCTCGGTAATGACGCTGAGGTC encodes:
- a CDS encoding crotonase/enoyl-CoA hydratase family protein; translated protein: MALIETEIDARGVAELRLNRPEKHNALSAEMMRELVAAAALLAAEESVRLVVLCAEGPTFCAGGDLAWMRAQFAMDSATRRTESQRIAEALGALAALPQPLIGRVQGNAFGGGMGLISVCDMVVGVEGAKFGFTETRLGLLPANIGPYVIARMGGAAAREVFMNAKIFGAEEARRLNLLNRVVAPEGLEAAVEAEVAPYLACAPGAVRESKALLNALVGQVSAAQVDMAIDALAARWETAEAQEGIAAFFDKRPAPWATKSEQ
- a CDS encoding AMP-binding protein translates to MLPDGTYDEMRARFDWRFPQRLNMAAQVCDDWAALEPERVAILDHGRGPVSYGALAQLSRRVQAALEAHGVARGDRVGVLLSQSPLCAAAHIAAWRMGAISVPLFKLFREDALRSRLGDSGAQVVVTDEEGAGMLAPFDLSVITELPAEPSASAIADTGPEDPAIIIYTSGTTGKPKGALHGHRVLMGHLPGVEMSHDRLGQPGDVLWTPADWAWIGGLFDVAMPALALGVPVVAARMAKFDVTECANICAEHAVRNVFFPPTALRMLKAVDVRIPGLRSVASGGEPLGAEMLAWGREAFGLTINEFYGQTECNMVASSAGTLFAPRPGCIGKPVPGHEIAVINFEGKPVTGEGDVAIRRGSGSMLLEYWKNPQATADKFRGEWLLTGDRGIWEGDYLRFLGREDDVISSAGYRIGPAEIEDCLITHPAVLTVGVVGKPDPLRTEIVKAYVVLKPGTEASAEDLKAWVKERLATYSCPREISFLEDLPMTVTGKVIRKELKARASAEAKAEHAKVQEDT
- a CDS encoding glutathione S-transferase family protein, with the translated sequence MIRLHHVPQSRSMRVLWLLEELGLPYELVTERFDKSLRREAYLTRSPAGRVPALEIGGETMFESGAILEYLCELYPGSGLGRLRGDAERRDYLVWLHFAETMSHHGAALTQQHLMLREDAMRSPIIMQLEAARLGKCFEAIEARLAQSGDYLLQGFSAADIAVGQAVYIGRHFRSTEGLAHLQAWYGRITAREAFQRSLPDEGARLYRRDFYPAWDLPEV
- a CDS encoding carboxyl transferase domain-containing protein — translated: MKLQSQAIPSSETFRANRAGHLEALRVIDEAAAQAAAGGGQKARERHVSRGKMLPRERLANLLDPGSPFLEVGATAAHGMYGGAAPCAGVIAGIGRVMGREVMVVCNDATVKGGTYYPMTVKKHLRAQEIAEENHLPCVYLVDSGGANLPNQDEVFPDRDHFGRIFYNQARMSAKNIPQIAVVMGSCTAGGAYVPAMSDVTIIVKEQGTIFLAGPPLVKAATGEVVTAEDLGGGDVHTRLSGVADYLAEDDAHALALARRAVGGLNRVKPSGVEWQSPEAPAYDPEEILGVVPADLRTPYDIREVIARLVDGSRFDEFKPRYGETLVTGFAHVEGCPVGIIANNGVLFSEAAQKGAHFVELCSQRGIPLVFLQNITGFMVGRKYENEGIARHGAKMVTAVATTNVPKITMLVGGSFGAGNYGMAGRAYQPRFLWSWPNSRISVMGGAQAAGVLATVKRDAIERGGGSWSEQEEAAFKQPTIDMFEEQSHPLYASARLWDDGCVDPRKSRAVLALSLSAALNAPVEETRFGVFRM
- a CDS encoding NADH-quinone oxidoreductase subunit D, producing the protein MDGSKGFEDALTGEQKIRNFNINFGPQHPAAHGVLRLVLELDGEIVERCDPHIGLLHRGTEKLMESRTYLQNLPYFDRLDYVGTMNQEHAWVLAIEKLCNVEVPRRAQLIRVLYCEIGRILNHLLNVTTQAMDVGALTPPLWGFEEREKLMIFYERACGARLHAAYFRPGGVHQDLPPELIDDIATWCEEFPARLQDIDDLLTENRIFKQRNADIGVVTEQDIQEHGFSGVMVRGSGLAWDLRRAQPYECYDEFEFQIPVGKNGDCYDRYLVRMAEMRESVKIMVQACEKLKLPENQGDVLARGKITPPKRSEMKTSMEALIHHFKLYTEGFHVPAGEVYACVEAPKGEFGVYLVADGSNKPYRAKLRAPGFLHLQAMDYICKGHQLADVAAILGSLDIVFGEVDR
- a CDS encoding acetyl/propionyl/methylcrotonyl-CoA carboxylase subunit alpha produces the protein MFDTLLIANRGEIACRVMRSARALGLRTVAVYSEADAGAQHVAEADMAVSIGGAAPSESYLKGERIIEAALATGAGAIHPGYGFLSENPEFVEAVEAAGLIFVGPSARAIRAMGLKDAAKRLMDEAGVPVVPGYLGEDQDPARLAREAEAIGYPVLIKAVAGGGGKGMRLVESAADFATALEGAKAEARGAFGNEAVLIEKFITAPRHIEVQVFGDGDKAVHLFERDCSLQRRHQKVIEEAPAPGMGEQMRAAMGAAAVRAAEAIGYKGAGTVEFIVDGSEGLRPDGFWFMEMNTRLQVEHPVTEAITGVDLVEWQLRVAGGEPLPLAQEELSITGHAFEARLYAEDVPAGFLPATGRLSHLEFPPSLRSDSGVRSGDVISPHYDPMIAKLIVHGPSRAAALRKLAQGLRQTRVAGTVTNLSFLGALAEHPGFAAGEVDTGLIGRDLEALVAEPELAAQVVAEAALVLAGLDGASGWESGFTLWAPLARTLLLRHEGEDLACVLRAKGPDLVEIDVPGATVLAERFGGRWRFGGRPAAGHFREDGHVTVFAHYGLRFELIDPLARAADAGAGGNLVEAPMPGKVVAVFAEAGAQVTAGDRLALLEAMKMEHTLRASRDGTVAEVLVEAGAQVEAGAALIRLEEEDA
- a CDS encoding NADH-quinone oxidoreductase subunit A; translation: MDEMLREYLPILVFLAVAVGLGLVLILAAVVLAVRSPDPEKVSAYECGFNAFDDARMKFDVRFYLVSILFIIFDLEIAFLFPWATAFKDVSMVGFWSMMVFLAVLTAGFAYEWKKGALEWE
- a CDS encoding hydroxymethylglutaryl-CoA lyase, which translates into the protein MGEFVEIFEVGPRDGLQNEARMIPAEEKIALVDCLSRAGFRRIECASFVSPKWVPQMATSAEVMAGITRAPGVSYAALTPNMKGLEAALAAQVDEVAIFGSASEGFSRANINASIAESLERFRPVAEAARAAGLPLRGYVSCVVECPYDGAVAPEAVAHVARALHHMGCYEISLGDTIGRGTPEAVRAMLAAVSDVVPPAQLAGHFHDTGGRALDNIEASLAMGLRVFDAAVGGLGGCPYAPGAAGNVATEAVAERLAALGYETGLDPAVLAEAAALARAMRTG
- a CDS encoding NADH-quinone oxidoreductase subunit C, yielding MTKALNELGAHIEVKRPDCVVAWDVTHDELNVDVAPANIGGLVEFLRSDPTCRFSSLVDITAVDYPDRPKRFDVVYHLLSMYQNHRIRLRVSVREDEIVPSITSVHPSANWLEREVFDMFGILFSGHPDLRRILTDYGFRGHPLRKDFPTTGYVEVRYDEELKRVVYEPVKLVQEYRQFDFMSPWEGAQYVLPGDEKAEEEAK
- a CDS encoding NuoB/complex I 20 kDa subunit family protein; translated protein: MGVTTGLNTAGGDREVATQALNRELQDKGFLLTSVDDVINWARTGSLHWMTFGLACCAVEMMQTSMPRYDLERFGTAPRASPRQSDLMIVAGTLTNKMAPALRKVYDQMPEPRYVISMGSCANGGGYYHYSYSVVRGCDRVVPVDVYVPGCPPTAEALLYGLMALQKKIRRTGTIVR